In Chryseobacterium gleum, a single genomic region encodes these proteins:
- a CDS encoding DUF4291 domain-containing protein, whose product MNIKLKKYKEQLLEWPQQGYHIMAQYDDEKIIVYQSYRKEIGEFAVKNQFFGGGFSLERMTWIKPNFLWMMYRNGWGKKEGQECVLAIHLKKEAFKNYLENAVYSSYNKKLGISREEWQDQIKESSVRLQWDPDHDPFGNKLERRAIQIGLRNEFTRSFAKDDIILIKNISDFVKEQYQFVLNDDLDNLIVPEEKPLLFDEVLNKKLNLR is encoded by the coding sequence ATGAATATTAAACTAAAAAAATATAAAGAACAGCTTCTGGAATGGCCACAACAAGGATATCATATCATGGCTCAATATGATGATGAAAAAATTATAGTATATCAATCCTATAGAAAAGAGATAGGTGAATTTGCAGTTAAAAATCAATTCTTTGGTGGAGGTTTCAGTCTTGAAAGAATGACATGGATAAAGCCTAATTTTCTTTGGATGATGTATCGGAATGGTTGGGGAAAAAAAGAAGGGCAGGAATGTGTTCTGGCTATTCATTTGAAGAAAGAAGCCTTCAAAAATTATCTGGAAAATGCAGTATACTCTTCTTACAATAAAAAGCTTGGAATTTCACGAGAAGAATGGCAAGATCAGATAAAAGAATCCTCAGTAAGGCTCCAGTGGGATCCGGATCATGACCCATTTGGAAATAAACTTGAACGGAGAGCAATCCAAATAGGTTTACGAAATGAATTTACCCGATCTTTTGCCAAAGACGATATTATTTTAATTAAAAATATTTCAGATTTTGTGAAAGAACAATACCAGTTCGTTTTAAATGATGATTTGGATAATCTGATTGTTCCGGAAGAAAAGCCCTTATTATTTGATGAAGTTCTAAATAAAAAACTCAATTTAAGATAA
- a CDS encoding TIGR02452 family protein, whose translation MTNKGMAKDTLDILARKYYINEHNEKINIENELEISKKETVLFTPEHLSEMIQLPMPETDFETKIETWNCSSLKAILQLAKEEDQHKLMCLNFASAKNPGGGFINGAEAQEESLARTSGLHESLLQAWDYYKIHRAMESCFYTDTMIYSPKVPVFRKDKGELLDKPVLCNFITSPAVNAGVVKRQEPEKAHEILDAMDLRMDKMLSLALHEGNEVLILGAWGCGVFKNDPKEIAGLFKKHLQGKYKNKFKRVVFAVLTKKEEMLKPFEEIQ comes from the coding sequence ATGACCAATAAAGGAATGGCAAAAGATACCTTGGATATCCTTGCCAGAAAATATTATATCAACGAACATAACGAAAAAATAAATATAGAAAACGAGCTGGAAATCAGTAAAAAAGAAACCGTTCTTTTCACTCCGGAACACCTTTCCGAGATGATACAACTTCCAATGCCGGAAACTGATTTTGAAACAAAAATTGAAACCTGGAACTGCAGTTCTTTAAAAGCTATTTTACAATTGGCAAAAGAAGAAGATCAGCACAAACTCATGTGTCTGAACTTCGCTTCAGCAAAAAATCCTGGAGGAGGATTTATCAACGGGGCAGAAGCGCAGGAAGAAAGCCTGGCAAGAACTTCCGGACTGCATGAAAGTCTGCTTCAAGCCTGGGATTATTACAAAATTCACCGTGCGATGGAATCCTGTTTTTATACTGACACCATGATTTACAGCCCGAAAGTTCCTGTGTTCCGAAAAGACAAAGGAGAATTATTGGATAAGCCCGTTCTGTGCAATTTTATTACTTCTCCTGCAGTCAATGCAGGTGTGGTAAAGCGCCAGGAACCGGAAAAAGCTCATGAAATACTTGATGCAATGGATCTCAGGATGGATAAAATGCTTTCCCTCGCTTTGCATGAAGGAAATGAGGTATTAATTTTAGGAGCCTGGGGCTGTGGCGTGTTTAAAAATGATCCAAAAGAAATTGCAGGATTATTTAAAAAACACCTTCAGGGTAAATATAAAAATAAATTTAAAAGAGTGGTTTTTGCAGTACTTACAAAGAAAGAAGAAATGCTGAAACCGTTTGAAGAAATACAATGA
- a CDS encoding adenylosuccinate synthetase — protein sequence MKRHEKAQIVIGLGFGDEGKGITTDFLASQNPEAVVVRFSGGQQAAHTVMIDDRKHVHSSFGSGSLRGLPSYFTEHCTVHPVFLLNEREELKTKNGNIELHIHPLAKVTTPFDVWQNRTNARNLEHGTCGKGVGATMKRNESPYKLFAADLIAPQEMLIEKLKGIAYYYGFADENEIGELLQPFLEAIDRIDWKINDYTWLASFNHLIFEGSQGILLDMNHGVFPNVTYAHTTSKNAYEICKLLKIEDIEMYYVTRSYATRHGNGWMSNEKEMKLRNNEEETCTFNEYQKEFRTGEIDYKLLNYALKLDGAYVFPTKKNLVVTCLDQIDEQFKLENLEVEFNAVYGSYSPYSKDFRRIF from the coding sequence ATAAAAAGACATGAAAAGGCACAAATAGTAATAGGACTTGGTTTTGGTGATGAAGGAAAAGGAATTACCACAGATTTCCTGGCTTCTCAGAATCCGGAGGCTGTTGTAGTTCGGTTTTCAGGCGGTCAGCAGGCTGCTCATACGGTCATGATTGATGATAGAAAACATGTGCATTCCAGTTTTGGAAGTGGATCTCTTCGCGGGTTACCTTCCTACTTCACAGAACATTGTACTGTTCATCCTGTTTTTCTCCTTAATGAAAGAGAAGAACTGAAAACAAAGAATGGAAATATTGAGCTGCATATTCATCCATTGGCAAAGGTTACTACCCCTTTTGATGTCTGGCAGAACAGAACGAATGCAAGAAACCTGGAACACGGAACCTGTGGAAAAGGAGTGGGAGCCACTATGAAAAGAAATGAAAGTCCCTATAAACTGTTTGCTGCAGACCTGATTGCACCCCAAGAAATGTTGATAGAAAAGCTGAAAGGAATTGCCTATTACTATGGTTTTGCAGATGAAAACGAGATCGGAGAACTTTTACAGCCTTTTTTAGAAGCTATTGATAGAATTGATTGGAAAATAAATGATTATACCTGGTTGGCTTCGTTCAATCACCTTATTTTTGAAGGAAGCCAGGGTATTTTACTCGATATGAATCATGGCGTTTTTCCTAATGTAACCTATGCTCATACCACTTCAAAAAATGCTTACGAAATCTGTAAGCTTTTAAAAATTGAAGACATTGAAATGTATTATGTCACCAGAAGCTATGCAACCCGCCACGGAAACGGCTGGATGAGCAATGAAAAAGAAATGAAACTTAGAAATAATGAAGAAGAAACGTGTACATTTAATGAGTATCAGAAAGAATTCAGAACCGGGGAAATAGATTACAAACTGCTGAACTATGCCTTAAAGCTTGATGGAGCATATGTATTCCCGACTAAAAAAAATCTAGTTGTTACCTGTCTGGATCAGATTGATGAACAATTTAAATTAGAAAATCTTGAAGTTGAATTTAATGCTGTTTACGGATCCTATTCTCCGTATTCAAAAGATTTTAGACGGATTTTTTAA
- a CDS encoding 2OG-Fe(II) oxygenase, producing the protein MEKIELHPQIFLIEDFLTESECDHYISLSQEKVFEEAKINVFGRQQMNKGIRNNDRLMIFDTTIAEELFNKVVEFLPQEQDEYQVFSFNEMLRIYKYAPGQQFKMHRDGSYIRNENEKSFYTFMIYLNDDFEGGETEFENLFTVAPKKGTALIFYHPLRHEGKTLISGHKYVLRTDVMYLRKRP; encoded by the coding sequence ATGGAAAAAATAGAATTACATCCACAGATATTTCTAATTGAAGATTTTCTGACCGAATCAGAATGTGATCATTATATCAGTCTTTCACAGGAGAAAGTTTTTGAAGAAGCAAAGATCAATGTATTCGGCCGCCAGCAGATGAATAAAGGAATCAGAAATAATGACCGATTGATGATCTTTGATACAACAATTGCTGAAGAGCTTTTTAACAAGGTTGTAGAGTTTTTGCCTCAGGAACAGGATGAATACCAGGTCTTTAGCTTTAATGAAATGCTCAGGATTTATAAATATGCGCCCGGACAGCAGTTTAAAATGCACAGAGATGGAAGTTATATACGGAATGAAAATGAAAAAAGCTTTTACACCTTTATGATTTATCTGAATGATGATTTTGAAGGCGGAGAAACAGAATTTGAGAACTTATTTACTGTAGCTCCAAAGAAAGGAACAGCTCTTATTTTTTATCATCCCCTGAGACATGAAGGAAAGACTTTGATCAGCGGGCACAAATATGTGTTGAGAACAGATGTAATGTATTTAAGAAAAAGACCATGA
- a CDS encoding NADAR family protein has translation MKYTLQNITERFQKKEKIKFLFFWGHTTKDTITKSCFSQWFPGKFEENGTIYKTAEHYMMAGKARLFNDPETEEKILKANTSNQAKALGRKVKNFDPKQWDEHKFEIVTRGNLLKFSQNQKFKDFLLSTGDKVLVEASPYDRIWGIGMLDTDSRAENPLLWNGENLLGFALMEVRDELRG, from the coding sequence ATGAAATACACCTTACAAAATATTACGGAACGTTTTCAGAAGAAAGAAAAGATAAAATTTCTGTTTTTCTGGGGTCACACGACGAAAGATACCATTACCAAATCATGTTTCAGCCAGTGGTTCCCCGGAAAGTTTGAAGAAAATGGTACCATTTACAAAACAGCAGAACATTATATGATGGCGGGAAAGGCCAGATTGTTTAATGATCCTGAAACAGAAGAGAAAATTTTAAAAGCAAATACATCCAATCAGGCAAAAGCTCTGGGTAGAAAAGTAAAAAACTTTGATCCGAAACAGTGGGACGAACATAAATTTGAAATTGTTACCCGGGGAAATCTTTTGAAATTCTCTCAAAATCAGAAATTTAAAGACTTTCTTTTGTCAACCGGAGACAAAGTTCTGGTAGAAGCGAGTCCTTATGACAGAATTTGGGGTATCGGAATGCTGGACACAGACAGCAGAGCAGAAAATCCTTTACTATGGAACGGAGAAAACCTGTTAGGATTTGCTTTGATGGAAGTAAGGGATGAATTAAGAGGGTAA
- a CDS encoding NUDIX hydrolase, protein MESPKKLQDIKVAVDAVIFGYFDKKDLQILLIKRNIEPFKGGWALPGGLVLDDESVDDAVKRELYEEAGIRPDFLEQLYTFGNLGRDPRNRVVSVAYLGLVNPSYHELFADSDAEDAQWFSINKLPSLAFDHKTIIDTALKRLRTKIQYQPIGFNLLNEEFPFSDLENLYKTIVGQEIDRRNFRKKIMSYGLLNETNNVKKEGSGRPGKLFTFNKEKYKELEEQGFYFEIK, encoded by the coding sequence ATGGAGTCTCCAAAAAAATTACAGGATATAAAAGTGGCTGTAGATGCCGTCATCTTCGGATATTTTGATAAAAAAGACCTTCAGATCCTTCTGATTAAAAGAAATATTGAACCTTTTAAAGGAGGATGGGCGCTGCCAGGCGGACTTGTTCTTGATGATGAAAGTGTGGATGATGCTGTAAAAAGAGAACTGTATGAAGAGGCGGGCATAAGACCCGATTTTCTGGAACAACTGTATACGTTTGGTAATCTGGGTCGCGATCCTAGAAACAGAGTTGTTTCTGTAGCCTATCTTGGGCTTGTGAACCCATCTTATCATGAACTTTTTGCAGACTCTGATGCTGAAGATGCACAATGGTTCAGTATTAATAAACTCCCTTCTTTGGCTTTCGACCACAAAACAATCATAGATACAGCTTTAAAAAGACTTCGTACAAAAATTCAGTATCAGCCAATCGGCTTCAATCTTCTCAACGAAGAATTCCCCTTTTCTGATCTTGAAAACCTTTATAAAACTATTGTGGGACAGGAAATCGACAGAAGAAACTTTCGTAAAAAAATTATGAGCTACGGGCTGCTAAACGAAACCAATAACGTTAAAAAAGAAGGCAGCGGCAGACCTGGGAAACTTTTTACTTTCAATAAGGAAAAATATAAAGAGCTTGAAGAGCAAGGCTTTTATTTCGAAATTAAATAG
- a CDS encoding DUF1579 domain-containing protein → MKNLLSILVAAFLLTACEKGKTTAATSADKADSTAAKSEWKPVDSATAMKAWMEYSTPGEMHKMLAKSDGIWTGETTMWMENGGKPMMSKSETTNKMMYDGRYQISNHKGNFMGMPFEGMSIVGYDNSKKKFISTWIDNMGTGIMHGEGEWNPSTKSVEFKGKMTDPSRPGKDCDFREVFTFVDDNTQKLEMYGPDSKTGKEYKTMEIKYTRKK, encoded by the coding sequence ATGAAAAATTTATTATCAATTCTTGTCGCAGCTTTTTTATTAACGGCTTGTGAGAAGGGAAAAACAACAGCAGCCACTAGTGCTGATAAAGCCGATTCTACAGCCGCAAAATCCGAATGGAAACCTGTAGATTCTGCAACAGCTATGAAAGCGTGGATGGAGTACTCTACTCCGGGAGAAATGCATAAAATGCTGGCAAAATCTGACGGAATATGGACAGGAGAAACCACCATGTGGATGGAAAACGGAGGAAAGCCTATGATGAGTAAATCTGAGACGACCAATAAAATGATGTATGACGGACGTTATCAGATCAGTAACCATAAAGGCAACTTTATGGGAATGCCTTTCGAAGGAATGAGCATTGTGGGATATGACAATTCCAAAAAGAAATTTATCAGTACATGGATCGACAATATGGGAACCGGAATCATGCATGGTGAAGGAGAATGGAATCCTTCAACAAAATCGGTTGAATTTAAAGGAAAAATGACAGATCCTTCAAGACCTGGAAAAGATTGTGATTTCAGGGAAGTTTTCACTTTCGTAGATGACAATACCCAAAAGCTGGAAATGTACGGCCCGGACTCCAAGACAGGAAAAGAGTACAAAACCATGGAAATAAAATATACCCGTAAGAAATAG
- the lepA gene encoding translation elongation factor 4, with protein MKNIRNFCIIAHIDHGKSTLADRLLEYTNTVTQRELQSQTLDDMDLEKERGITIKSHAIQMDYEYKGEKYILNLIDTPGHVDFSYEVSRSIAACEGALLIVDAAQSIQAQTISNLYLALENDLTIIPILNKIDLPSANPEEVTDEIMNLIGCDYEDVLRVSGKTGEGVHNLLEQIVERIPAPEGDPDGPLQALIFDSVYNPFRGIEAYFKVVNGSITKNEKIKFFATGKEYGADEVGTLKLKQVPKKTIHCGDVGYLVSGIKDAREVKVGDTITSFDRPAAAPIDGFEEVKPMVFAGIYPIDSEDFEELRFSLEKLRLNDASLVFEPESSAALGFGFRCGFLGMLHMEIVQERLDREFNMNVITTVPNVSYFGYSKKEPEVPILINNPSEMMDPSIMDRVEEPFIKASIITKSDFVGPVMTLCIEKRGEIVNQSYLTSERVELVFNMPLAEVVFDFYDRLKSISKGYASFDYHPIGFRASKLVKMDILINGDMVDALSSLIHDSNAYHIGKKMCEKLRELIPRQQFDIAVQAALGTKVIARETIKALRKDVTAKCYGGDISRKRKLLEKQKEGKKKMKQIGRVEVPQSAFMAVLKLND; from the coding sequence ATGAAAAACATACGAAATTTTTGCATAATCGCCCATATCGACCACGGTAAAAGTACCCTGGCAGACCGTCTGTTGGAGTATACCAATACAGTTACCCAAAGAGAATTACAGTCTCAGACGCTTGATGATATGGATCTGGAAAAAGAACGTGGGATTACGATTAAGTCGCACGCTATCCAGATGGATTATGAATATAAAGGAGAAAAATATATTTTAAACCTTATTGATACACCGGGACACGTTGACTTTTCCTATGAAGTTTCCCGTTCTATTGCTGCCTGTGAAGGAGCGCTTCTGATTGTAGATGCTGCACAGAGTATTCAGGCACAAACCATCAGTAACCTCTATCTGGCACTGGAAAATGATCTGACAATCATTCCGATTCTCAATAAAATTGACCTTCCGTCTGCCAATCCTGAGGAAGTAACTGATGAGATTATGAATCTGATAGGGTGCGACTATGAAGATGTACTGAGAGTTTCCGGAAAAACAGGAGAAGGGGTTCATAACCTTTTAGAGCAGATCGTTGAAAGAATTCCTGCACCGGAAGGAGATCCTGACGGTCCGCTTCAGGCTTTGATCTTCGACTCTGTTTATAACCCTTTCAGAGGTATTGAAGCGTATTTCAAAGTAGTGAACGGAAGCATTACTAAAAATGAAAAGATCAAATTCTTCGCTACAGGAAAAGAATATGGAGCTGATGAAGTTGGAACGTTAAAACTTAAGCAGGTTCCTAAGAAAACAATCCATTGCGGAGATGTAGGTTACCTGGTGTCGGGGATCAAAGATGCCCGTGAAGTAAAAGTAGGAGATACCATTACTTCTTTTGACAGACCTGCAGCGGCTCCTATTGATGGATTTGAGGAAGTAAAACCAATGGTATTTGCAGGGATTTACCCAATTGATTCTGAGGACTTTGAAGAACTGAGATTCTCTCTTGAGAAATTAAGACTTAATGATGCTTCCCTGGTTTTCGAACCGGAAAGTTCTGCTGCTCTTGGTTTCGGTTTCCGTTGCGGATTCCTGGGAATGCTTCACATGGAAATCGTACAGGAACGTCTTGACAGAGAGTTTAATATGAACGTGATCACTACGGTACCGAACGTATCTTATTTTGGATATTCCAAAAAAGAACCGGAAGTTCCGATTCTGATCAACAACCCTTCGGAAATGATGGATCCGTCTATAATGGACAGAGTGGAAGAACCATTTATCAAGGCTTCTATCATTACCAAATCTGATTTCGTGGGGCCGGTAATGACTTTATGTATTGAAAAAAGAGGAGAAATTGTTAACCAAAGCTATTTAACTTCTGAAAGAGTGGAATTGGTGTTCAATATGCCGCTTGCTGAGGTAGTATTTGATTTCTATGACAGGTTAAAATCAATCTCTAAAGGATATGCTTCATTTGATTATCATCCAATCGGATTCAGAGCTTCCAAGCTTGTAAAAATGGACATCCTGATCAATGGTGATATGGTAGATGCACTTTCATCTTTGATTCATGACAGTAATGCCTATCACATTGGTAAAAAAATGTGTGAAAAACTTCGTGAGCTGATCCCGAGACAACAGTTTGATATTGCTGTTCAGGCTGCCTTGGGTACGAAAGTAATTGCAAGAGAAACCATTAAAGCCTTAAGAAAAGACGTTACCGCAAAATGTTATGGTGGAGATATCTCCAGAAAGCGTAAGCTATTGGAAAAGCAGAAAGAAGGTAAAAAGAAAATGAAGCAGATTGGTAGAGTAGAAGTACCGCAATCAGCGTTCATGGCTGTATTAAAGCTGAATGACTAA
- a CDS encoding RNA polymerase sigma factor — protein sequence MKIKDAEIISLMQNPRTQDKGVRALMDAYQSRLYWHIRRIIVDGDLAQDTLQETFIKAYQNFHQFKNDSQLYTWLYRIATNEALQQVNKMKKMQKTDEDPDYHMQNLVADNTDDDAEEIQILLQNAIQSLPEKQKLVFMMRYYDDLPYEEISKIVDMSVGTLKTNYHYAKQKIEDYIKENYEK from the coding sequence ATGAAGATTAAGGACGCGGAAATTATTTCGTTGATGCAGAATCCACGGACCCAGGATAAAGGTGTCCGTGCCTTGATGGATGCCTATCAAAGCAGATTGTACTGGCACATAAGAAGAATTATTGTGGACGGAGATCTTGCACAGGATACTTTGCAGGAAACTTTTATTAAAGCTTATCAGAATTTTCATCAGTTCAAAAATGATAGCCAGCTGTATACCTGGTTGTACAGAATTGCTACCAACGAGGCACTACAGCAGGTCAATAAAATGAAAAAGATGCAGAAAACTGATGAAGACCCGGATTATCACATGCAGAATCTTGTAGCAGATAATACAGATGATGATGCTGAAGAAATACAGATTTTACTGCAGAACGCTATACAGAGCCTGCCTGAGAAGCAGAAACTGGTATTTATGATGCGGTATTATGATGATTTGCCTTATGAAGAAATATCAAAGATTGTAGATATGTCGGTAGGGACTTTGAAAACGAATTATCATTATGCCAAACAGAAAATAGAAGATTATATTAAAGAAAATTACGAAAAATAA
- a CDS encoding Rossmann-like and DUF2520 domain-containing protein: MQIVIIGSGNVAYHLAKAFTLKGIPVAQLFGRNEKELSKISEELNIPYSTDHLEKADLYIICVSDHSVEEVSKIIPGKDFLVAHTSGSLPKEILAGEYRKSSFYPLQTFSKSKELEYEKIPFFVEAENDEDQKLLLDLASKISERVMESTHEKRKYIHLTAVFACNFVNHLFSRAKEISDSQEIPFDYFLPLIDETVQKIHTIEPKEAQTGPAVRNDVRILQLHEQLLKDESLEIYKTMNHSIQKMYEL, translated from the coding sequence ATGCAAATTGTAATTATCGGTTCCGGAAATGTTGCCTATCATCTGGCAAAAGCTTTCACTTTGAAAGGTATTCCCGTGGCCCAGCTATTTGGGAGGAACGAAAAAGAATTAAGTAAAATTTCCGAAGAATTAAACATTCCTTATTCCACAGATCATCTGGAAAAGGCAGATCTTTATATCATCTGTGTAAGTGATCACTCTGTAGAAGAAGTTTCAAAGATCATACCCGGAAAAGACTTTCTGGTTGCGCATACTTCAGGATCTCTTCCTAAGGAAATTCTTGCCGGCGAATACCGGAAATCCAGTTTCTATCCTTTACAGACCTTTTCAAAATCCAAAGAACTTGAATATGAGAAAATTCCGTTTTTTGTAGAGGCTGAAAATGATGAAGACCAAAAACTGTTGTTGGATCTTGCTTCAAAAATTTCAGAAAGGGTAATGGAAAGTACTCATGAAAAAAGAAAATATATTCATCTGACGGCTGTTTTTGCCTGCAATTTTGTGAATCACCTTTTTTCAAGGGCCAAGGAAATTTCAGACTCTCAAGAAATTCCGTTTGATTATTTCTTACCGCTGATTGATGAAACGGTTCAGAAAATCCATACAATTGAGCCTAAAGAAGCACAAACCGGACCTGCCGTAAGAAATGATGTCAGGATTTTACAGCTGCATGAACAGTTATTAAAGGACGAGAGTCTTGAGATTTATAAAACAATGAATCATTCTATTCAGAAAATGTATGAGCTATAA
- a CDS encoding KdsC family phosphatase, with amino-acid sequence MSYKEKLKDIKAFVFDVDGVFTDGSVYLLPGGNMCRVMNVLDGYAVVKALKNNYLIGVITGGNDEMVKHRINYLGIQDYYPKSHNKIVDFEDFKKKYNLKNEEILTMGDDLPDIHIMESSAIAACPENAVPEVKGISDYISPKKGGTGAVRDVIEQVMKVQGNWHDDNTQSV; translated from the coding sequence ATGAGCTATAAAGAGAAATTAAAAGATATTAAGGCATTTGTATTTGATGTTGACGGAGTTTTCACAGACGGAAGTGTATATCTGCTTCCCGGAGGAAATATGTGCAGGGTAATGAATGTACTGGATGGTTATGCTGTAGTGAAGGCATTAAAAAATAATTATCTGATTGGTGTTATTACGGGAGGAAATGATGAAATGGTAAAACACAGAATCAATTACCTTGGAATTCAGGATTACTATCCGAAATCCCACAACAAAATAGTTGATTTTGAAGATTTTAAGAAAAAATACAATCTTAAAAATGAGGAAATTCTAACTATGGGTGATGATCTTCCGGATATTCATATTATGGAAAGTTCAGCTATTGCTGCATGCCCTGAAAATGCAGTTCCTGAGGTAAAAGGAATCTCTGATTATATTTCTCCTAAAAAAGGAGGAACCGGAGCGGTTCGTGACGTGATAGAACAGGTGATGAAAGTTCAGGGTAACTGGCATGATGATAATACCCAATCTGT